A window from Triticum aestivum cultivar Chinese Spring chromosome 6D, IWGSC CS RefSeq v2.1, whole genome shotgun sequence encodes these proteins:
- the LOC123144729 gene encoding pentatricopeptide repeat-containing protein At3g04130, mitochondrial, whose protein sequence is MSQLSLWRRHGAKRALQLLLPCRLSLSSVTHSNRDLNSIDLTKEEEAPAAQIRSSLLKARNGNVQDLVQSLGVDCPGIQLTSNTVDSLLCKFGDDWKSAFGLFQWAQLSGNYKHTAYACSRMIDLLGKMRQIDRMWDLLSDMHCRGLVTVETAAKSIRRLAGARRWKDAVMLFDKLEDMGLERNTETMNVLLDALCKEKKVEVARKVFLVLSPHIQPDAYTFNIFVHGWCSARRIEEAKWTIEEMKARGFAPSVITYTAVLEAYCKQHNFRMVYEILDWMCSEGCHPNVITYTMIMTSLSKCHMFEEALSVSHRMKSSGCKPDTLFYNSLINVLGNAGYLSEASQVFQVEMPMNGVPRSLATYNTMISIFCQKDRDEDALNVLKEMEAHSCKPDLQTYRPLLRLFLSRRGQADSIRNLLNELINKQSLCLDVDTYSLLIHGLCRVGETDWAYQLFEEMVGSEIVPRYKTWELLLDEAQRKNMEGCVERIRNYMTCFGISV, encoded by the coding sequence CTAAGAGAGCCCTGCAATTACTCCTTCCTTGTAGATTATCGTTATCATCAGTTACACACTCGAATCGAGATCTTAACAGTATTGACCTCACGAAGGAGGAGGAAGCGCCAGCAGCGCAGATCAGGAGTTCTCTTTTGAAGGCACGCAATGGAAATGTGCAGGATTTGGTTCAGTCCCTTGGGGTTGACTGTCCGGGAATTCAGCTTACAAGTAACACTGTGGACAGCTTGTTGTGTAAGTTTGGGGATGACTGGAAATCTGCTTTTGGTCTTTTTCAGTGGGCACAGTTGAGTGGCAATTACAAGCACACGGCATATGCTTGTAGTCGGATGATCGACTTGCTTGGGAAGATGAGGCAGATTGACCGGATGTGGGATCTATTGTCTGACATGCACTGCAGAGGCCTTGTGACTGTCGAGACAGCTGCGAAGAGCATCAGGAGGCTGGCAGGTGCAAGGAGATGGAAGGATGCTGTCATGTTGTTCGATAAGCTGGAGGACATGGGGCTGGAGAGGAATACAGAGACTATGAACGTTCTGCTTGATGCACTTTGCAAAGAAAAGAAGGTTGAAGTAGCACGCAAGGTCTTTCTCGTGCTCAGTCCGCACATTCAGCCTGATgcatacacattcaacattttcgTCCATGGCTGGTGCAGTGCACGTAGAATCGAGGAGGCAAAGTGGACAATTGAGGAAATGAAAGCCCGGGGGTTTGCGCCTTCAGTTATCACCTACACTGCTGTCCTTGAAGCTTACTGCAAGCAACACAATTTTAGGATGGTCTATGAAATTCTTGATTGGATGTGTTCTGAAGGCTGCCATCCAAACGTCATTACTTACACTATGATCATGACCTCACTGTCAAAATGCCATATGTTCGAAGAAGCTCTGAGTGTATCTCATAGAATGAAGTCCTCTGGCTGTAAGCCTGATACATTGTTCTACAATTCCTTGATTAACGTGCTTGGTAATGCGGGCTATCTGTCTGAAGCTTCCCAGGTATTTCAAGTGGAGATGCCAATGAATGGCGTGCCCCGTAGTTTGGCTACCTATAACACCATGATATCAATCTTTTGCCAGAAAGACCGAGATGAAGATGCTCTCAATGTGCTGAAAGAAATGGAGGCGCACTCTTGTAAGCCTGATCTTCAGACATATCGGCCACTTCTCAGACTGTTTTTAAGTAGAAGAGGCCAAGCTGATTCCATTCGGAACTTGTTGAATgagctgatcaataaacaaagtcTATGTTTAGATGTGGATACATACAGTCTTCTGATCCATGGTCTTTGTAGGGTGGGTGAGACTGACTGGGCATATCAACTGTTTGAAGAGATGGTTGGTAGTGAGATAGTGCCTAGGTATAAAACATGGGAGTTGCTTTTGGATGAAGCACAAAGGAAAAACATGGAGGGTTGTGTCGAAAGAATTCGAAATTACATGACTTGTTTTGGTATTTCTGTTTAA